One genomic region from Kineobactrum salinum encodes:
- a CDS encoding heme-copper oxidase subunit III family protein: MNTSESDSSSYSEPGVGGMVQDWAADKQTFDMPWGKLMMWIFLLSDTFIFSMFLTGYMNVRISATETWPNASEVFALEIGGVHMPLLLIAIMTFVLITSSGTMAMAVNYAYRGDRRRTAILMLLTALLGASFVGMQAFEWTKLIEEGVRPWANPMGAAQFGSAFFMITGFHGLHVSAGVIYLAIVARKVSRGDYERKGYAIVEITGLYWHFVDLVWVFIFAFFYLW; this comes from the coding sequence ATGAATACCAGCGAATCGGACAGCAGCAGCTACAGCGAACCCGGGGTCGGGGGCATGGTCCAGGACTGGGCCGCGGACAAGCAGACCTTCGACATGCCCTGGGGCAAGTTGATGATGTGGATCTTTCTGCTCAGCGATACCTTCATCTTCAGCATGTTCCTGACCGGCTACATGAATGTGCGGATCTCCGCGACCGAGACCTGGCCCAACGCCAGCGAAGTGTTCGCGCTGGAGATTGGCGGCGTCCATATGCCGCTGCTGCTGATTGCGATCATGACCTTTGTACTGATCACCAGCAGCGGCACCATGGCGATGGCGGTCAATTACGCCTACCGGGGCGACCGACGCCGTACCGCTATCCTGATGCTGCTGACGGCGCTGCTGGGTGCCAGTTTTGTCGGCATGCAGGCCTTCGAGTGGACCAAGCTTATAGAGGAGGGTGTCCGGCCCTGGGCCAACCCGATGGGGGCCGCCCAGTTTGGCTCGGCGTTCTTCATGATCACCGGCTTTCACGGCCTGCATGTGTCAGCCGGAGTAATCTACCTTGCGATAGTCGCCCGCAAGGTGAGCCGGGGAGACTATGAGCGCAAGGGCTACGCCATTGTCGAAATCACCGGTTTGTACTGGCACTTTGTCGACCTGGTATGGGTCTTCATCTTTGCCTTTTTCTATCTCTGGTGA
- a CDS encoding cytochrome C oxidase subunit IV family protein: MSTSADTGTGQQHPVGIYLKIWLLLFVLSTFSYLVDYFQLQGMLRWSLILIFMFLKAGFIMAIFMHLSWERLSLKYTLLLPTLAIGVLIALMYIEGDYVELTRFRYLDP; the protein is encoded by the coding sequence ATGAGCACGAGCGCAGACACAGGCACAGGACAGCAACATCCCGTCGGTATCTACCTGAAAATCTGGCTGCTGCTGTTTGTACTCAGCACATTCTCCTACCTGGTGGATTATTTCCAGCTTCAGGGAATGTTGCGCTGGTCACTGATCCTGATCTTCATGTTTCTCAAGGCCGGCTTCATCATGGCTATCTTCATGCACCTGAGCTGGGAACGGCTGTCCCTGAAATATACGCTGTTGCTGCCCACGCTCGCGATTGGTGTGCTGATTGCCCTGATGTATATCGAGGGGGACTATGTTGAGCTGACCCGCTTCCGGTACCTGGATCCATGA
- a CDS encoding HAD-IB family hydrolase, producing the protein MAGLQELLSDIEEAPGGPRIGAIFDFDGTVISGYSATAFLREQLRRGDLSARDLLELVQAMTSFRRGSLAFSALMTVSTRFLGGIEEYSYTELGETLYQNQIARLVYPESRALIAAHRARGHTVAIISSATIYQVAPAARDLGIEHVMCTCLEVEEGLFTGSVIQPTCFGQGKVDAAEQLARDQGVNLDASFFYSDSEDDLLLLERVGRPRALNPSRQLRGTARDRNWPVARFLSRGKPSVSQYLRSAAATVSLVPSLLAGLPIYALTRSRRQSINFSLSLFADTASALIGLDLNVKGEQHLWSQRPAVFVFNHQSKADVVIIASLLRRDMAGVGKQEIRDMPVIGRLLEFGGVVMIDRANAASAIEAMAPLVQAMREEGKSVALAPEGTRSVSPRLGAFKKGAFHLAMQAGVPIVPIVIRNAGDVAPKGDFVFRPATVDVEVLPPVDTSRWRPQHIDRHVSEVRQLFLDCLGQQETSEPGGKPRTGGTVGARAGRKTATKSRSRGGRKTSTTIRKNAARKTAPPVTAATAAEAEPADATATTARRRSRTPGASGA; encoded by the coding sequence ATGGCCGGCTTGCAGGAATTACTCAGCGATATCGAGGAGGCACCCGGAGGTCCACGCATCGGGGCCATTTTCGATTTCGATGGCACCGTAATCTCCGGTTACTCCGCCACGGCCTTTCTCCGGGAGCAATTGCGGCGCGGTGACCTGTCGGCGCGGGATCTGTTGGAGCTGGTGCAGGCGATGACCAGTTTCAGGCGCGGCAGCCTGGCTTTTTCCGCACTGATGACCGTCAGCACCCGGTTTCTGGGCGGCATCGAAGAGTACAGTTACACCGAACTGGGCGAAACCCTGTACCAGAACCAGATCGCGCGTCTGGTCTACCCGGAATCCAGGGCCCTGATCGCTGCTCACCGGGCCCGCGGTCACACCGTTGCCATCATCTCCTCCGCCACGATCTACCAGGTAGCGCCCGCGGCCCGTGACCTGGGTATCGAGCATGTGATGTGCACCTGCCTCGAGGTGGAGGAAGGCCTGTTTACCGGCAGCGTAATCCAGCCTACCTGCTTCGGCCAGGGCAAGGTCGACGCAGCGGAACAACTGGCACGCGATCAGGGTGTGAATCTGGATGCCAGCTTCTTCTACTCGGACAGCGAGGACGACCTGCTGTTGCTGGAACGGGTGGGCAGGCCACGGGCACTGAATCCCAGTCGTCAGCTGCGCGGTACTGCCCGCGATCGCAACTGGCCCGTGGCCAGGTTCTTGAGCCGGGGCAAACCCAGCGTGTCCCAGTACTTGCGGTCCGCCGCCGCCACGGTCAGCCTGGTACCGAGCCTGCTGGCAGGCCTGCCAATCTATGCGCTGACCCGTTCCCGGCGCCAGTCGATCAATTTCTCCCTGTCCCTGTTTGCAGATACCGCCAGTGCGCTGATCGGCCTGGACCTGAACGTGAAGGGGGAGCAACATCTTTGGTCGCAACGGCCCGCGGTGTTTGTTTTCAATCACCAGAGCAAGGCGGATGTAGTGATCATCGCCAGCCTGCTGCGGCGGGACATGGCAGGTGTCGGCAAGCAGGAAATACGGGACATGCCGGTGATCGGCCGCTTGCTGGAGTTTGGCGGGGTCGTGATGATAGACCGCGCCAACGCCGCAAGCGCTATCGAAGCGATGGCGCCACTGGTGCAGGCCATGCGTGAAGAGGGCAAGTCCGTGGCCCTGGCCCCCGAGGGCACCCGCAGCGTGTCACCCCGCCTGGGGGCCTTCAAGAAGGGCGCCTTCCATCTGGCGATGCAGGCCGGTGTGCCGATAGTGCCGATCGTGATACGCAACGCCGGCGATGTGGCCCCCAAGGGTGACTTCGTGTTCCGGCCCGCTACGGTGGACGTGGAGGTGCTGCCTCCGGTGGACACCAGCAGGTGGCGGCCACAGCATATCGACCGGCATGTAAGCGAGGTGCGCCAGCTGTTCCTCGACTGCCTGGGACAGCAGGAAACATCAGAACCCGGTGGCAAGCCTCGCACCGGCGGGACAGTCGGGGCCAGAGCGGGCCGCAAAACGGCCACCAAATCGCGCTCCCGCGGCGGCCGCAAGACTTCAACCACGATCCGCAAGAACGCCGCCAGAAAAACTGCCCCGCCCGTCACCGCCGCAACCGCTGCTGAAGCGGAGCCCGCCGACGCTACAGCAACAACAGCTCGCCGCCGCAGCCGCACGCCGGGAGCTTCCGGGGCGTGA
- a CDS encoding cytochrome c oxidase subunit 3 has translation MNFFKTLGEKPWLDPTMANSDALVAVDPLLASRTALRFIMGIVSVLFFLFIITYLSRSQYPDFQALAGQPWQPFTDPGRLWLNTGILAASSVAMQWGLWSARREQINRAVAGVSMAVFFAVLFLVAQLELWRHLQGMGYYVNTNPANSYFYLLTAVHGLHLLGGLLVLANVVFRVWYDGALTRLSGPLALCTHYWHFLLVVWLLLFALLTSRVETINMLAALCGF, from the coding sequence ATGAATTTCTTCAAGACTTTGGGCGAAAAGCCCTGGCTCGACCCTACCATGGCAAACAGCGATGCCCTGGTAGCGGTGGATCCGTTGCTGGCGTCGCGCACCGCGCTGCGCTTCATCATGGGCATCGTCAGTGTGCTGTTCTTCCTGTTCATCATTACCTATCTGTCGCGCTCCCAGTATCCCGACTTCCAGGCGCTGGCGGGGCAACCCTGGCAACCGTTCACCGACCCCGGCCGCCTGTGGCTGAACACAGGGATCCTCGCGGCCAGCAGCGTGGCCATGCAGTGGGGCCTGTGGTCGGCGCGCCGCGAGCAGATCAACCGGGCCGTCGCCGGCGTCAGCATGGCGGTGTTCTTCGCGGTGCTGTTCCTGGTGGCCCAGCTGGAGCTGTGGCGGCACCTGCAGGGCATGGGCTACTACGTCAACACCAACCCCGCCAACAGCTATTTCTACCTGCTGACCGCGGTCCACGGCCTGCATTTGCTGGGCGGCCTGCTGGTGCTGGCCAACGTGGTGTTCCGGGTCTGGTACGACGGCGCCCTGACCCGGCTCAGCGGGCCGCTGGCGCTGTGTACCCACTACTGGCATTTCCTGCTGGTGGTGTGGCTGCTGCTGTTCGCGCTGCTGACCAGCCGGGTCGAAACCATCAACATGCTCGCCGCCCTGTGCGGATTCTGA
- a CDS encoding SCO family protein codes for MSPRRRMLFGFLLANGTIIVVAALLWYYRPLPPPRIQGVLLSESRALDQFELTDHSGTTFANEDLRGQWHLVSYGFTTCPDVCPSALSELASFVDRLEPAYRQDLQVLFYSVDHGRDTPSQLHSYLSYFNQDFIGLTVTEPERQDPAAFEHSLGILAQLQPAPGAELDDGDYQVSHSVTLLLLNPQGELQAVLEPDRAGAGVPGFTVDTLLRDYTAVRDYLARRQRGNNNAGQDA; via the coding sequence ATGTCACCGCGCCGCAGAATGCTGTTCGGCTTTCTGCTCGCCAATGGCACGATCATAGTGGTAGCCGCGCTGCTGTGGTACTACCGGCCGCTGCCACCGCCACGTATCCAGGGTGTATTGCTGTCGGAGTCCCGGGCCCTGGACCAGTTCGAACTCACCGACCACAGCGGCACCACTTTTGCCAATGAGGATCTGCGCGGCCAGTGGCACCTGGTCAGCTACGGCTTTACCACCTGCCCGGACGTCTGCCCCAGCGCCCTGAGCGAACTGGCAAGCTTTGTGGACCGGCTGGAACCGGCTTACCGCCAGGATCTGCAGGTGCTGTTCTACAGTGTGGATCACGGCCGCGACACACCCTCCCAGCTGCACAGCTATCTCTCCTATTTCAATCAGGATTTCATCGGGTTGACCGTGACCGAGCCGGAACGGCAAGACCCCGCCGCCTTCGAGCACAGCCTCGGCATACTCGCCCAGCTACAGCCCGCGCCAGGCGCAGAACTGGACGACGGTGATTACCAGGTAAGCCACAGCGTCACCCTGCTGCTGCTCAACCCGCAGGGAGAGCTGCAGGCAGTGCTGGAACCCGATCGCGCCGGTGCCGGTGTGCCCGGCTTTACTGTGGATACCCTACTGCGGGATTACACCGCCGTGCGCGACTATCTGGCACGCCGCCAGCGAGGCAACAACAATGCTGGCCAGGATGCCTGA
- a CDS encoding c-type cytochrome: protein MKLVVVLVLLVVGSLLFHWWSPWWFTPLASNWGTVDTTVDITLYITGFVFVAVNLFLAYAVYRYRHKSSRRAKYEPENKSLEIWLTGLTTVGVVAMLAPGLAVWADFTRVPDEADVVEVLGEQWQWSYRFPGEDMQLGEVDSRFTSPDNPFGISPNDPAGADDILVRSADLHLPLDRPVKVLLRSRDVLHNFAVPQFRVKMDMVPGSVSYVWFTPTRTGRFDVMCMELCGIAHYAMRGAVIVDEQEQFDSWLAQQSTWSELQGVPKGDPVAGEAQYAVCASCHGAQGEGNKAMNAPRLAGLSAAYIKRQLEYYQQGIRGAHEDDTYGQQMAPMANVLTSEASVRDVSAYIANLPEQEVEATISGNPRRGASHFNSCGACHGARAQGNDALQAPRLAGQQDWYLKQQLANFRQGIRGTHEQDSLGHQMVMMSRSLQNEKSIDDLLSYLNSL from the coding sequence ATGAAGCTGGTGGTTGTATTGGTTTTGCTGGTGGTCGGTTCACTGCTGTTCCACTGGTGGAGCCCCTGGTGGTTCACACCGCTGGCTTCCAACTGGGGCACCGTCGACACCACTGTCGACATCACCCTGTACATCACCGGCTTCGTCTTCGTCGCCGTCAATCTGTTCCTCGCCTACGCGGTGTATCGTTACCGCCACAAAAGTTCCCGCCGAGCAAAATACGAGCCGGAAAACAAATCCCTGGAGATCTGGCTGACCGGTCTCACCACGGTGGGCGTTGTGGCGATGCTGGCCCCGGGGCTGGCAGTCTGGGCTGACTTTACCAGGGTGCCGGACGAGGCGGATGTGGTCGAGGTGCTGGGAGAACAGTGGCAGTGGAGTTACCGCTTCCCGGGTGAGGACATGCAACTGGGCGAGGTGGACTCACGCTTCACTTCGCCGGACAACCCCTTCGGTATCAGCCCCAACGACCCTGCCGGCGCCGACGATATCCTGGTGCGCAGCGCCGATCTGCATCTGCCGCTGGATCGTCCGGTCAAGGTGCTGCTGCGCTCCCGGGATGTACTGCACAACTTTGCGGTGCCCCAGTTCCGGGTGAAGATGGACATGGTGCCGGGCTCGGTCAGCTACGTCTGGTTCACACCCACGCGCACCGGCCGCTTCGACGTAATGTGCATGGAGCTGTGCGGGATCGCCCACTACGCCATGCGCGGTGCGGTTATTGTGGACGAGCAGGAACAATTCGACAGCTGGCTGGCACAGCAGTCGACCTGGAGTGAGCTGCAGGGTGTACCGAAAGGGGATCCTGTGGCAGGCGAAGCCCAGTATGCAGTCTGCGCCAGCTGCCACGGCGCGCAGGGTGAGGGCAACAAGGCGATGAACGCGCCCCGGCTGGCGGGCCTGTCGGCCGCCTACATCAAGCGCCAGTTGGAGTACTACCAGCAGGGAATACGCGGTGCCCATGAGGACGACACCTACGGCCAGCAAATGGCACCCATGGCCAACGTACTGACCAGTGAAGCCAGTGTACGCGACGTCTCGGCTTATATTGCCAACCTGCCTGAACAGGAGGTCGAGGCGACGATAAGCGGCAACCCCCGCCGGGGTGCCTCGCATTTTAACAGCTGCGGCGCCTGCCACGGTGCACGCGCCCAGGGCAACGACGCATTGCAGGCCCCGCGCCTGGCCGGGCAGCAGGACTGGTATCTGAAACAGCAGCTGGCCAATTTCCGCCAGGGCATCCGCGGCACTCACGAGCAGGACAGCCTGGGCCACCAGATGGTGATGATGTCGCGCTCACTGCAAAACGAGAAATCCATTGATGACTTGCTCTCATACCTGAACTCCCTGTGA
- a CDS encoding cytochrome c oxidase subunit I, with protein sequence MQHAAIADQTPELHDPHSFITRYIWSQDHKVIAIQYSLTAVFVGLVALVLSGLMRLQLGFPDTFDFIDPSSYLQFVTMHGMIMVIYLLTALLLGGFGNYLIPLMIGARDMVFPYLNMLSYWTYLLSVIVLLASFFVPGGPTGAGWTLYPPQAILQGTPGYDWGIILMLASLAIFIIAFTMGGLNYVTTVLQARTHGMTLMRMPLTIWGIFTATVLGLLAFPALLVSAIMMMLDKVIGTSFFMPALLSLGETLDYTGGSPILFQHLFWFFGHPEVYIVALPAFGMVSDVIATHARKNIFGYRMMVWAIVAIGGLSFVVWAHHMYVSGMHPAFGFFFATTTLIIAVPTAIKVYNWVLTLWRGNIHLTVPMLFAIGFIFTFTHGGLTGLFLGNVTIDLPLSDTYFVVAHFHMVMGVSPIMVLFAAIYHWYPLITGRMFHVGLGKAHFWFTFLGTYAIYLPMHYLGFLGVPRRYFAMDGTDFIPASAQSLNASITISALIVGLSQLLFLYNVFWSLRNGKPAGHNPWGATSLEWQTPEVPPRHGNWGPELPRVYRWAYDYSVPGTEADFIPQNHPEQKGAEG encoded by the coding sequence ATGCAACACGCTGCAATCGCTGACCAGACACCGGAACTGCACGACCCGCATTCGTTCATTACCCGTTATATCTGGAGCCAGGACCACAAGGTGATCGCCATCCAGTACAGCCTCACCGCTGTGTTTGTCGGCCTGGTGGCGCTGGTGCTGTCCGGCCTGATGCGCCTGCAGCTGGGTTTCCCGGACACCTTCGACTTCATCGACCCCAGTTCCTACCTGCAGTTCGTCACCATGCACGGCATGATCATGGTCATCTATCTGCTCACCGCCCTGTTGCTGGGCGGCTTCGGCAACTACCTGATTCCGCTGATGATCGGTGCCCGGGACATGGTCTTCCCCTACCTGAACATGCTCAGCTACTGGACCTATCTGCTGTCGGTTATCGTGCTGCTGGCGAGCTTCTTTGTGCCCGGCGGGCCCACCGGCGCAGGCTGGACGCTGTATCCACCGCAGGCGATCCTGCAGGGCACCCCCGGTTATGACTGGGGCATCATCCTGATGCTGGCCTCGCTGGCGATTTTCATCATCGCCTTCACGATGGGCGGTCTGAACTATGTCACCACAGTGTTGCAGGCACGCACCCACGGCATGACCCTGATGCGCATGCCACTGACCATCTGGGGCATCTTCACCGCCACTGTACTGGGGCTGCTGGCATTTCCCGCGCTGCTGGTCAGCGCCATCATGATGATGCTCGACAAGGTGATCGGCACCAGCTTCTTCATGCCGGCGCTATTGTCCCTGGGCGAAACCCTGGACTACACCGGCGGCAGCCCGATCCTGTTCCAGCACCTGTTCTGGTTTTTTGGCCATCCGGAAGTGTATATCGTGGCGCTGCCGGCCTTCGGCATGGTATCGGATGTGATCGCCACGCATGCCCGCAAGAACATCTTCGGCTACCGGATGATGGTCTGGGCCATTGTCGCCATCGGCGGGCTCAGCTTCGTGGTCTGGGCCCACCACATGTATGTCAGTGGCATGCACCCGGCCTTCGGCTTTTTCTTCGCCACCACGACGCTTATCATCGCGGTGCCGACGGCCATCAAGGTGTATAACTGGGTGCTGACCCTGTGGCGCGGCAATATCCATCTCACGGTGCCGATGCTGTTCGCTATCGGCTTCATCTTCACCTTTACCCACGGCGGCCTTACCGGCCTGTTTCTGGGCAACGTCACCATCGATCTGCCGCTGTCTGACACCTACTTCGTGGTCGCGCACTTCCATATGGTGATGGGCGTATCGCCGATCATGGTGCTGTTCGCGGCGATCTATCACTGGTACCCGCTGATCACCGGCCGCATGTTCCACGTCGGCCTGGGCAAGGCGCATTTCTGGTTTACCTTCCTGGGCACCTACGCCATCTATCTGCCCATGCACTACCTCGGCTTCCTCGGGGTGCCGCGGCGCTACTTCGCGATGGACGGTACCGACTTCATTCCAGCCTCGGCCCAGAGCCTCAACGCCAGCATTACCATTTCCGCGCTGATCGTGGGCCTGAGCCAACTGCTGTTCCTCTACAACGTGTTCTGGAGCCTGCGCAACGGCAAACCCGCCGGACACAATCCCTGGGGCGCCACCAGTCTGGAATGGCAGACTCCCGAGGTACCGCCCCGGCACGGCAACTGGGGACCCGAACTGCCCCGGGTCTACCGCTGGGCCTACGACTACAGCGTACCGGGTACAGAGGCCGATTTCATTCCGCAGAACCATCCGGAGCAAAAGGGAGCCGAAGGATGA